The Paenibacillus macerans genome includes a window with the following:
- a CDS encoding J domain-containing protein: protein MNIWKILEIDPTQDQPQIRKAYARMLKKYHPEGYQRLREAFDEAMKLAKQKGIFPDDEDTAEREAEAAEEEDEVWEEERTLQPLEFQVFERFGRAGAAATREIVPGACR, encoded by the coding sequence TTGAACATATGGAAAATCCTTGAGATCGATCCGACGCAGGATCAACCGCAAATTCGCAAGGCGTATGCCCGAATGCTAAAAAAATACCACCCGGAGGGATATCAGCGGCTAAGGGAAGCTTTCGACGAGGCGATGAAGCTGGCCAAACAAAAGGGAATTTTCCCGGACGATGAAGATACGGCGGAAAGGGAAGCGGAAGCTGCGGAAGAGGAAGACGAAGTTTGGGAAGAGGAGCGGACTTTACAGCCTTTAGAATTTCAGGTGTTTGAGAGGTTTGGGAGAGCGGGAGCAGCCGCCACTCGCGAAATCGTCCCCGGAGCTTGTCGCTGA
- a CDS encoding ketoacyl-ACP synthase III yields MVSKARITAFGSYVPDRILTNEDLERMVDTSDEWIVQRTGIKERHIAADDVFTSHLCIRAAERLRETYGASLDDVDFIIAATTTPDYSFPTVSCRVQKHFGMEGAGAIDLNATCAGFTYALHMANGLISSGLHKKILVVAGETMSKITDYSDRTTCILFGDGAGAALVEYDPEQPGFEAYVMGTNGAGGIHVYRSGLADEMDGVALAGNGKLVQNGREVFKWAVRTVSAGIEQILEQAGLERGDIDWFVPHSANLRMVESICEKASLPLSKTLQSVQDMGNTSSASIPLALQAGLDAGRLKHGDRMLLYGFGGGLTHAGLILRWGVPNLRS; encoded by the coding sequence ATCGTATCGAAAGCCCGCATCACCGCGTTTGGTTCGTATGTTCCCGACCGGATCCTAACCAATGAAGACCTGGAGCGGATGGTGGACACCAGCGATGAATGGATCGTGCAACGCACGGGCATCAAGGAGCGCCATATCGCCGCCGACGATGTTTTTACCTCGCACTTGTGCATTCGCGCCGCCGAACGGCTGCGGGAAACTTACGGTGCATCCCTGGACGATGTCGATTTCATCATCGCCGCCACAACGACGCCCGATTATTCGTTTCCGACGGTATCCTGCCGGGTCCAGAAGCATTTCGGCATGGAAGGCGCCGGGGCGATCGACCTCAACGCGACCTGCGCCGGCTTCACCTACGCCCTGCATATGGCCAATGGCTTGATCAGTTCGGGGCTGCATAAAAAAATCCTTGTCGTCGCCGGAGAAACGATGTCCAAAATTACCGACTACAGCGACCGCACAACCTGCATTTTGTTCGGAGACGGCGCCGGCGCCGCCCTCGTGGAATACGACCCGGAGCAGCCCGGATTCGAGGCGTACGTCATGGGCACGAACGGAGCCGGCGGCATCCACGTTTACCGCTCCGGGCTGGCTGACGAGATGGACGGAGTGGCGCTTGCGGGGAACGGGAAACTCGTGCAAAACGGCCGCGAAGTGTTCAAGTGGGCGGTGCGCACCGTTTCCGCCGGGATCGAACAGATCCTGGAGCAGGCCGGCCTCGAACGCGGCGATATCGACTGGTTCGTTCCGCACAGCGCCAACCTGCGCATGGTCGAGTCGATCTGCGAGAAAGCCTCGCTCCCGCTTAGCAAAACGCTGCAAAGCGTACAGGACATGGGCAATACGTCCTCTGCGTCCATCCCGCTCGCACTGCAGGCCGGCCTCGATGCGGGCCGGTTGAAACACGGCGACCGTATGCTCCTGTACGGCTTTGGCGGCGGCTTGACTCATGCCGGTCTGATTTTGCGCTGGGGCGTTCCCAACCTGCGTTCCTAA
- a CDS encoding DUF1266 domain-containing protein, giving the protein MTATAIIPKKEWKSTANTMLSIVSVGGVADYYINNPEKRYAGKLFIKRTLAQYGVENSDQLKESLEWRLSKGIRYEFEQIYRGLCLQAETERIRKIEAETNPHVKHRLAVANYYLRRMPSGGVGAYDFAIVAMHSLGGVGVGWLTDAEAGAYVEKAVRLTREHYSNWHDYCIGFTVGLEFFNSADPSSFSYVEDGMRRLRRLLNFKDQPVCKGEVFLV; this is encoded by the coding sequence GTGACGGCTACGGCTATAATTCCCAAAAAAGAATGGAAGTCGACTGCGAATACTATGCTGTCGATCGTCTCCGTAGGGGGAGTGGCGGATTACTATATTAACAATCCTGAGAAGAGGTACGCAGGCAAACTGTTCATCAAGAGAACCTTAGCTCAGTATGGAGTGGAAAACTCGGATCAACTGAAGGAAAGTTTGGAATGGCGGCTTTCAAAAGGGATACGCTATGAATTTGAACAAATATACCGGGGGCTGTGCCTGCAGGCCGAAACGGAGCGTATCCGAAAAATCGAAGCCGAGACGAATCCTCATGTGAAGCACAGGCTGGCCGTAGCCAATTATTACTTGCGGCGCATGCCGTCCGGCGGAGTGGGGGCATATGACTTTGCCATCGTGGCAATGCATAGTTTGGGCGGAGTAGGGGTGGGCTGGTTAACGGATGCTGAAGCGGGCGCTTACGTGGAGAAGGCCGTGAGGCTGACCCGGGAGCATTATTCCAACTGGCACGACTACTGCATCGGTTTTACCGTTGGATTGGAGTTTTTTAATTCCGCCGATCCAAGCTCCTTCAGTTACGTAGAAGATGGCATGAGACGTCTAAGAAGATTGCTCAATTTTAAAGACCAGCCCGTTTGTAAAGGAGAAGTTTTTCTAGTCTAA
- a CDS encoding sucrose-specific PTS transporter subunit IIBC: protein MSSDKEYVKIAQDVIKGLGGEDNIISMAHCATRLRLIVKDRDIIDDEFIENIDKAKGVFFTSGQYQIIFGTGIVNRVYEAMIGQNVSATSKAELKEKASAQDDNFFKRMLRIFGDVFVPIIPALVATGLFMGVRGLVTQPALLQLFGLTPENISADFLLITQILTDTAFAFLPVLVCWSAFRVFGGSPLLGILLGLMLVSPSLPTSWDVAQHVKEPMVFFGFIKVAGYQGSVLPAFILGVVGALLEKRIRKWVPEALDLILTPFLTLLVSLVLGLFVIGPIFHEVEVLILAGVTAILKLPFGIGGLIYGGINQLIVITGLHHALNLIEIQMLVDSGWNIVNPISSASICAQAGAALAVGLKAKSLKTKSIAYPSSLSALLGITEPAIFGVNIRYGKPFLMALIGGAAGGFFARIFNVQATGMSITAIPGMLLYLNNQIIPYIAVCIIGFAVAFGLTWFFGFKERTDNK from the coding sequence ATGAGTTCCGACAAAGAATACGTTAAAATCGCCCAGGACGTGATTAAAGGGCTTGGAGGAGAAGACAATATTATTTCCATGGCCCATTGCGCCACACGGCTGCGCCTGATCGTCAAAGACAGGGATATTATCGACGATGAGTTCATTGAAAATATCGACAAGGCCAAGGGTGTGTTTTTTACATCCGGGCAATATCAGATTATTTTCGGCACCGGTATTGTGAATAGGGTTTACGAAGCGATGATCGGACAGAATGTATCCGCCACCTCCAAAGCAGAGCTGAAGGAAAAGGCCTCGGCCCAGGATGATAACTTTTTCAAAAGAATGCTCCGGATTTTCGGCGACGTATTCGTCCCGATTATCCCGGCATTGGTAGCTACAGGGTTGTTCATGGGGGTTAGAGGGCTGGTCACGCAGCCGGCGCTGCTTCAATTATTCGGCCTTACCCCCGAGAATATTTCGGCGGATTTCTTGCTGATTACGCAAATATTGACCGATACCGCCTTCGCCTTTTTACCGGTGCTGGTCTGCTGGTCGGCATTCAGGGTGTTCGGCGGGTCCCCGTTGTTGGGGATATTGCTCGGATTAATGCTGGTCAGCCCTTCGCTGCCAACGTCCTGGGATGTCGCCCAGCATGTTAAGGAGCCGATGGTATTTTTTGGATTCATTAAAGTCGCCGGTTATCAAGGTTCGGTACTTCCGGCCTTCATTCTGGGGGTCGTGGGGGCGCTGTTGGAAAAGAGAATCAGAAAATGGGTCCCCGAAGCCCTGGATCTGATTTTAACGCCGTTTTTAACCTTGCTGGTCAGTTTAGTGCTGGGCTTGTTCGTGATCGGCCCTATTTTTCACGAGGTTGAGGTGCTTATATTGGCGGGGGTTACGGCGATTTTGAAATTGCCGTTTGGCATCGGCGGCTTGATTTACGGCGGCATCAATCAGCTTATTGTCATTACCGGACTGCACCACGCTTTGAATTTGATAGAAATCCAGATGCTGGTGGACAGCGGCTGGAATATCGTTAACCCGATCAGCTCGGCGTCGATTTGCGCGCAGGCTGGGGCAGCGTTGGCTGTCGGTCTGAAAGCCAAAAGTTTAAAAACCAAATCCATCGCCTATCCATCCTCCTTATCCGCGTTATTGGGGATTACGGAACCGGCTATCTTCGGGGTGAATATCCGCTACGGCAAGCCGTTCCTAATGGCGTTGATCGGCGGAGCGGCCGGCGGATTTTTCGCCCGGATATTCAACGTCCAGGCGACAGGCATGTCGATTACGGCCATCCCGGGGATGTTATTGTATCTGAACAATCAAATCATTCCGTATATCGCCGTCTGCATCATCGGCTTTGCGGTGGCCTTTGGCCTCACTTGGTTCTTTGGGTTTAAAGAGAGAACGGACAACAAATAA
- a CDS encoding tetratricopeptide repeat protein yields MGEREQPPLAKSSPELVAEFIEELDGLYLNFASRCNVALWVELLNGNVLWQPGNQGLLGARVLDYLNEHYFLPEAVWGLLEDAFGLEERFIHDPSGFGERCPKVCEYAFRSSPAATLGYSSLSEADGIDVEAYLHAREDFVTAMLANEPDSAREALERALDIYDRDAEILRLQIEFYRRTGELERALSACNLWVSQFAGDAEVIIVRVSVLLNMGRPDEAREELERIRPARPDDAEVLSLLGRCYLRLEQMGSAREVYDRMLRNNSRDIEAVVGLAKIDAYISGLPRFGKGRRKQMRQLKQE; encoded by the coding sequence TTGGGAGAGCGGGAGCAGCCGCCACTCGCGAAATCGTCCCCGGAGCTTGTCGCTGAATTTATAGAAGAGCTGGACGGCTTATACCTAAATTTCGCTTCCCGCTGCAATGTTGCCCTGTGGGTGGAGCTGCTGAACGGCAACGTTCTTTGGCAGCCGGGGAACCAGGGCTTGTTGGGTGCCCGGGTGCTTGATTATTTGAATGAGCACTATTTTTTGCCCGAAGCGGTGTGGGGGCTGCTGGAAGATGCCTTCGGGTTGGAGGAGAGGTTTATTCACGATCCTTCCGGCTTCGGGGAGAGATGCCCTAAGGTTTGCGAATATGCCTTTAGGAGTTCACCTGCCGCTACATTGGGATACTCCAGCCTGAGCGAAGCGGATGGGATCGATGTTGAAGCTTATCTGCATGCCCGCGAAGATTTCGTGACGGCGATGCTGGCGAATGAGCCGGATAGCGCGCGTGAAGCGTTGGAACGGGCGCTTGATATTTATGACCGCGACGCGGAAATCCTCCGCCTGCAAATCGAGTTTTACCGCCGGACCGGTGAATTGGAGCGGGCTTTGTCGGCCTGCAACCTGTGGGTTAGCCAATTCGCCGGCGATGCGGAAGTGATCATTGTCCGCGTCTCCGTACTGCTGAACATGGGACGCCCGGATGAAGCGCGGGAAGAGCTTGAACGGATCAGGCCCGCAAGGCCCGATGATGCGGAAGTTCTGTCGTTGTTGGGGCGGTGCTATCTCCGGCTGGAGCAAATGGGTTCCGCCCGCGAGGTGTACGACCGGATGTTGCGGAATAATTCGAGGGATATCGAGGCAGTTGTAGGCCTGGCCAAAATCGATGCATACATAAGCGGGCTGCCGCGGTTCGGCAAGGGCCGCCGAAAGCAAATGCGGCAGTTGAAACAAGAGTAG